GTGCTCATACTTTTTTTTATCATTTGAAATAAAACATTGAGGAAGTGtgaaaaataatcaaaattaaaactcttgatatatatatatatatatatatatatatatatatatatatatatagttctcCAATCAACCTGCCAGGTTGGGCTGGGTCTGATAACTTGGATGATACCCAAGTTAATAATAAAGTTGAACACTTGGGCAGATAACTCTTAACAATGGCAGATAGGTAGGAATGCAGCAAACTTAACTTAAAAAACCTCTATAAGAAAGTAAGGAGAATGACAACTAGAGCTATAAACATGTTGGAACGAAATAAAATACATATTCTAGGAAGTGAACATACTGCCTTGTTGTTGTGATAGAGCGCAACCAGTCCCCAAGACATACACTATGGAATGCCCTGTTGCAGTTGCTATTATCACATGTATAGTCAGTTCCAGTCCCACTCCTGGGTCCAAGCTCATCATCTACATGACCATTACAAAGTCACAATACATAAATTATGAACACCTAATAAGGTATAAATGCTGCAAAGCATTACCAATTGGAAGACATTGGGCATAACAAATTCCACATTCAACTTGCTGATCATTCTTCTGGACATCTGGGGGCTTTGGTAGTTGGGTCTCTAGAATGGATGTAAGATTTTCTAGAATTGTTTTGTCCTTCATCCTGCAGAATAATCAAAGTGCACATATAGACTATTCAGTGATAACTATAACTGACAATGAGTTCAAAATTCTTCTTCCGTAATTTAAAGAATAATTAATGGGAATTCAGGAAATTtcttagaaaaaataaaataagaaaattaattaagttcCCTGCTTGTATAATCTGAATTCTGAAACCAACAATAAAACCCTAAAGATGCTACCGAGCAATAGCTTGCTGCTGGAAAAAGCCGTACAACAAATTTCAAAAAGACAAGCAAGTAGATCTATGAGATTGGACATAAATTTCAGCAGTGGTCACTAATCTTATAAATGAATTTCAGCACAGTTACTTAATTCCAATTCATATCAACATAATCACTCAATTTTTCTTTTATTCAACAAGTTCAATATTGTTAAATTTTGTAGAGATTTAGAACTAGATTAGAACATTATTCCTTACTGATCATGTCAAAATTTTGGCTGAAATTCTGTCCAAATCTAGTAAGTATTGAAAAAAAGAAGTAAAAGTTAAGTGATTTTGCTAATACAAATTGAAGTTTAGTGACTATATCGAAATTAGTGATATGTTCAATAATTATGTGTAAAATTAAGACGTGAAAAATGGTTGCTTCACTGAAAATTGCATAATTGATTTGTATATCCATGTAACTTTGTGTAACAAGTTTAATAATTCAAAACACTGACCataatcaaaattcaaaaaaaataaaaaaaagattcAAGATTGTACCATTGCTTGCTATTTCTTTTCCATAACTTTATCAAAGAGTTCACATATGGACCTGAGCCCAACAACCGACACCTAAACTTCAAAATTCAGTACTGATTAGTGATTACTGAATGAAAAACAAGCTAATAGTGACATTAATATATAAGATGGCAACTTACTCTGGTAAAGATTTAGGATTTTTGGAATTTATAAATAACATTATGAAACAGTCATTTCCTGTGAAACGAGGAAGGTAAGAAAAACAGGAGGGAATGAGAAGGTTTAATAACAATAGATACAAAAAGTTAAAAAATCAGTTCATGCACAATTAAAAACCGGTTTACCTATATCAATTTGGCGAAAAGACATGGCACGGGATGTCTGTTTCAGATTAACAACGCAAAGAGAATTATCAATATCATCCAAGGTAGACCAAAATTCCTGAAGCTTCTCCAAATGCTGCTATGTTTACAAAAAAACAAATGATACCCCCTCTTAGTGCAAGACAATCTACTAATAAGAACGACTGTTCCAAGAAGTCACTGGAAGCCTAGACCTTTTAAAATTGAAAAGCTAAAGAAATATGCAATAATGCCAGTAATAGCATACTTCCTGGAACTGCTGCACCAAATCTTTCAGTCTTGAGTTCATTGACCATTTGACATTGAATATATATGGTACATCCTAGAAGTCATCAAAAAGAAATTCAGCCTAGAAACTTAAGAACCAAAATCCCAAAGAGATTGAGGTACCTACTGCAGCAACTGAAGGTGGACATTTTGGATACGTTTTATCTAACTGAACTTCAAGAATATGCACTCGTCCCTTCTTATCTCTGGTACTCAAATATACAAAGGTTCCTCTATTAAAAGTTGAAGGACAAAAAATGAAAATGCATAACCAAGAGATGCATACACAAGGAATCAAAAATTCAAAAGAGTAAGATAGTCCCACTGTTAAAACAAAAGGTCAGAAAAACCCTTGAAAACCATCTTTCACCAATTTGTTGAAGTACATACCCCATCAAGTTACCAATTTTTTGGAGTACATACCCCATCTAGTTACAAGTACAATTGCATTCATGTGATGTTAGAATCAATCAAGATTTTTCAAACAAAGCATCCTCGATAGTTTGAATACAAAAAGGAATAAAGATTAAGAAACAATAAGCAGTAACAGGTTAATGGAAGAGAAAAACCACAGTTTTGCACTTGCACACACTTGATTCTAGACATCATGTAAAGAGTTTAACTTTCCCTGCTCTCATAAGATAATGCTGGCACTCGGTGAACCAGATAGATTTTCCATGGCAGGATTAGTAATGGTAACCACAGCATGTCTTGCAGCAATATTTCAATCCCTGATACCAAATGTTTGTTTTATCTTCTTCGAAAACAAACAATATGCTAAGTTTCTGAGCCTCTAAACACCAAGAATTTGCATAAATTTAAATCTGaataggcaaaaaaaaaaaaaaaaagaaaggagttGTGTTTCTTTTGGAGGAATAAATTACACAGGAAGTGGAATAAAGGCCACATAACATgaaagggaaaagaaaacataGATTGTCCCTCTGAACTATTGGATTAATACAAAGGACATATCTTACACAATGCGAAAGCTAATGAGCTTTAGATCTCCAGCCAAATTCACCAGATGCTCCCATCCAATTTCTTCTATCTgcatgggaaaaaaaaaaaaaaaaaaaaaaaaaaccaaatatTATCATCATTGAGTCAAGGAACCTTGAAACACATATTTGTGGCAAGAAACTCAATGCAGTTGTTGGGTAAATCGTCATGAAGCAACTTAGGCTTTTTTGTTACTAGATGTCATGAGGATATAATATGATAACTCAAGAACTTTATATGCAACCATATAATTGTATAGAAAAGAACTCAAAACCTTCATAGTTCCTACATAAGgataagatataaaaaataactaaaaaattttgctaaatccATTACAAGAAGTTCTAGTGTACAGATGTCAAAAATGGAATCAAATAATTGAAATTATcaggaaagggttttgccaaaattATTGATGTGGCTGCATCAGGTGATGTGGCGGCACAGTAACAGGTGGCATGACAGCTAATGTGGCAAGAAGAAGGGCACAGGATCAGGTGTGGATGGTGCAAGCAAAGGGCATGAGCTCAGTTTATTGGCGGATTGGACCCAACCCAGTGTGTGAGTATAAGGGCGTGTGAGTGGTCGGATGAGAAATCTGTCCGCAGGAATGGGTCAACAACAGCTCATGAGATGCAGATGATGTGCAAGTGTCTAATTCTGTTGAGTTCCACTCAGGTTGGAATGGAATGGTGGTTGTAGGCTGTTTCTAGCGGTCAAGGTTACACTAAGGGAATTGGCAGCACAGTAGGTTGAAGAAAGTATGGTGATGGGTTGTGATCAGCAGTAATAAGGGATATAGGAAACAAAATAAAAAGGTTGATGATtaagccttaatcccaaactagttcGGGTTAGCTACATGGAACCTTTTTCGCCATGCAGCTCTGTTAgacactaaatttgcatcaatatCCAAACTTGTAAATCATTTGATACCACTTCCCTCCATGTTATCTTAGGTCTCCTGCTTACCCTACTAACACATCTCACTTCCATACTGGGGCATTTGATACTCTACGTTGAACATGACCAAACCATAACAAACTCTACTAAAAAACCTAGAAGACATAAGTATTTATAGTATAATAAATAGTCCTACTAGTACAAGGATTAGGAAtccgaaaataagaaaatactaaacCAACTCAAACTtcctaaataaaatattatttcctAATTTTCTTTATTGGTGGACCTAAAATCTGTGGTAGAAGGTCTTGCATAGCTATTAGATCAAAAGAAAGGCAAAATGAGAGCAGCGTGTAAGTATACTGCTAGGTGTCATATAAATTATGTAGTATGGTCTTTTTATTCCTTCAGATTTGCTATTACCTCATTGTAAATTTGACCCTAACAGATCAAACCTAGGTTCCACCAAGTTGATTTCAATAGTGTAAAAACTAAGATCTTACATTGACAAAATCACTTCTACTTTCTCTACCCTTGCTCCCTAATCCCAACCGACAAACATTTGATCTGCCCCTAGCTCTAAAATCCACCCGTCTTCTCCTCATCATTTACTACAAAGACATTCTCCGGATCACCATACTTAACCTTCATCATAGTTTCTTTGGAAAGAGACCCCTTTACCCTATTAACTCTTCTTTGGTCCTTTTAATGATTTGTGCATGTTACAAGTTAAAAAATTTACATAAACCCACAATTTGCATCACCAAGGTTCATAAGCACTGAAAATATAGCCAGCACCTTGATTTTCAGAAATTATAAATCCCCTTACTCTCCAAACCAACAATCTTCCAGAACCACCTCAGCTGATGACATTTTAGTGGATTAAATCCAACTTAACACATCAGAAGTTCACAACATGCACATCACAAGCATGCATAGCATATTCGCTGGGTTCAGAGCAACTGATGAATCTATGCGCATACAAGGAAGAAATAGGCCTAGTGAGAGTTAGTCACCTCTGAGTACACGGAGCGGTAAAAAGAAGACGAAGCTGCTAACTCTCTGCTCCTGTTCTGTTCAGTAAATTCCTGCAATGGAAAGAAATGATAACGTGCGCATATATCTACTATGGCATGAACGATTTAGGAATTTTATCGAACAGATGGTGGCCTTCTTTTAGATATCAACAGATTATTGAGCAAATGTATTACAGAACAGAAGAGGAatgaagcaaaagaagaagaagaagaagaagaagaagaagaaccattTGACTTGGCAAGTAAGACTAATCACGGCCGTCTGTCAGATTGTTCGGGAACCATAGACAAGTTAATTATCCATTCTGATCGTAGAAATCAAACAAATGGCCCATAGCATGAAACCGGTCAAGAGGTTTTCACTGGAATTGCCAACAgccaattcatatttcaattttcACCATGATAAtatagaaattaattttttttttaataaataataggtattaaaatatattttcaaataaatcTTTAGAATTTTTCgtaattaaatcaattttttattCTAAAATACAATTAATTTTAGCAAGTTAATTTACAATTGATTTTAACAGTGATGAACTATGTTATATTGTTgtgtttaaataaaatatactatAATTATATTGGTAATTATTTATTAACAATATTTTTATGCTCTTTGATTAAAacgtaaaaataaataattgctaACAATACCGTCTGGTGATGAGCAATCTTAGGgcacttttaaaaattaagaccccAAGTTCTACTAACTGTAATAGAAAATTTTTATGCTTATCAGGaaccaaaatataaatttatatattcaaccggtaaattttaataaatataaatttatatatttaataggtaaattttaatatatattttatattttaaaatattaaattaaatttaagtaaaaaaattttaattataataatataattaattattatttaaaaattaaatggtgaaaaAAGGAATGAGATTTGGTtcattctattaaaaaaaaaaccagttttttgaataatttatataaatcagTGGCGAAGTCATAAATTAACGTTAGAGCAcaaaaatcttaattttttttaattttttctaaattttgaaaattctttttataaaatatatatcaacaattttatttttttcataatgtCAACTTCTTATTttactaatttaaattttattaattcacaattcaaacaattcaaaCGTACACTTGATAACTTTTATGAAAAGTTTTATAAGTTCACAATttatatatgcatataattataaaaattaaatgcaaatcattaaaatttaataaaaaattttatcaaaatttccaTCCATTTATACTAAATATGAAAACTTGATAAAATCCCTATAAATGAAactatcaattttaaaaaatataacttGAGTCTTAAGGTATTGAgcttttaaatttttaagaatATGTTATAAGCATAAACAATTATGATTtattattttgatggattaaaatatttatttaattatgagtttgaataatgaaatatatatgCCAAGATAAGATTATAAATAACAATTGAATttgtatattaaaaaaataaatttaagctGAAATAAGGTGCAAGGTTAGTCTAGTTAGGGGGATAGCATTAGTCCTCATAAGTATAATTATAATATAgttcttaaaatttttttccCTATGGGGTAGTGGCCCCTGTTGCTCTACCAGTGTTTTAAATTTATCCACTGTTTCTTTTTAATAAAACCCTAACCCTTTACTAAAACTCACTCGCTCAACATAATAAGACATCTTATAATTAACAGAAACAAATCTAACAACTTTAcaacattaaaaaaatttatatgcaCATATATTTTTTAGAAATTATTGCCTAGAATGGTAGACTCAAGACACATTATGCATAATGTAGGGTAAATATTATACATAATCACTCAATTTTATGTGTGTTTTCATTAAAGTAGCtaaactttaattttcttttataaaactcactaaattttagtttgattatTAAAAGTTATTATAAgaaaaaatgaaatatttttaCGTTAACTTACAGATCTGTTAACTATTTTGTTAGAGTCCAAGTTAAATTAGAATTATAAATTTAGATAAAATAgaaagtttagtagaatttaaatgaTAAAGTTTAATAATCAGAGTTCAAAAAAGACTAATTTTTAGTGAcctatatatatgaatagttTATTGGCCATTATATAATATGGTGGAGAGCTCACGAAGTGGAGAGGGGTGTTAAATTctgtgagttttgtttgagtgatttgtgggtgagaaaaataattagtgattatataattatttttcctttatactGAATTTGTTTGGTGGAATAGGTTTACGTCGAACTacgttaaattttgtgttctttaatTTATATGAATGTGATTTTCACAACAGGTGATATCAAAGTTGTGGTTCAAGATGTCAAAGATGGTGACCATAAAATTTGAGGTAGAGTCGTTCGataggaaaaataattttagtcTGCGATAAAGTATCGTGAAGGATATCTTTGTACAATAAGGATTAATTAAAGCGTTGAACGAGAAACAATCAGCGATCATAAAAGATGATGATTGAGAGAAGCTTCAACAAAAGGCGATGAGTATGATTAGATTTTCGCCAAttgttttatgaaagaaattagtgAGCTTGTATATGTCAAAATCACTCACAAATCGCTTATACTTGAAGAAGGAGTTATACCAACTCATAATGTATGAAGATACTGATGTAATGGATCACTTTAATgtttttaatcaattaattaccTAATTAGCTAGTGTTGGTGTGAAGGTTGATGAAAAAGATAAAACCCTCTTACTTTTGACCTATCTCCTACAATCTTATAAAAGCTTAGTGACAGCCCTAACAATTAGGAATGAGACTTTGAAGGTGGAAGAGGTTACCGCAGTTATTTTGAATGATGAGAAGTTCAAGAAAATAGATAGTAGCAATGAATTGAATCTTTTGCTGTTAGTTCTAGTCGTGGTAGAAGCAATCCGTGTGAAAACAATTGGAGAAGGAATTGTAGATCAAACTCAAGATCACGAGTAGACCTTAAAGATAGAGAATGTTACTACTATCATGAGAAGAGCCACAAAGATGGAGAAAGATCTTGTACAGTTTAAACAATTCAAGAAGagtagcataaaaaaaaaaaaaaaagaagaagaagaagaaactgcTACAATTGCAATTGATGATGGTATTGATAGTGACTGTTTAAATATGGATGACAATAAGGAAAAGGCAAAAGATCCATCACAAGATGAGTGGTTAATGGATTTTGTTTGTCTATTCCATATTTACTCAAAGAAGGAGTTATTTGAtgtgattgaagaaaagaaatgaGAGAAAGTGAAGCTAGCCAACGGGAACAAAATGGAAGTTGAAGGggttggaaaagtaaatatcaaaTTGCATAGTGATCGTGTGAAATTATTTAATAAAGTGAGgtatgattctaaatttgaaaggaatttaatttatttaggtAAACTGGATTCTTTAGGTTATTGGTATTCAATTCATTGTAAAGTCATAAGAGTTAGCTGAGGTACTCTTGTGATCATGAAGGTGAGAAGATTAGTGTAAAGAATCTCTACAAATTGAAAGGAAGCACATTGACTGTAAGAATGTAAGTTGAGGCAAGAGATAACATCAACAATTAAGAGTATAAGGAAGTACCCAAGTAAAAATTGACTTTTTCAAAAGTGTTAAAGACTAATTCTATGTAACTTAGAAGTGTAGATTGTTAGAGTTTAAGTTAAATTAGAATTATAAATTTAGATAAAATAGAAAGTTTAgcagaatttaaattataaaatttaataattagagtttCAAAAAGACTAAGTTTTAGTAGTCTGTATATATGAATAGTTTGTTAGCAATTAAATTGTATGGTAGAGAGCTCCATGAATTTTGTTTGAGTGATTTGTagatgagaaaaataattagtgattgtataattatttttctttttatagtgAATTTATTTTATGGTGTAGGTTTACTCCTAACCAcgttaaattttatgttatttaattTATGTAGGTGTAATTTTCACgacatattttacaaataaaattatcttattttattatttttctttaaaaaaataagatGCATAAAATGTATCTAGCTATCCTATCGCCTTCaaactctttttctttctctgttACTTCTTCACTAGTAAAATAGTTGACAAGTCAACAGGTTAATgtgaaaacttttaatttctaaacacaataatttttatgaaattaaattaaaatttattaacttttaTAAAAACACTCTTAAAATTGTAATCACATGTGATAATTACCTACATAATTTAT
This sequence is a window from Hevea brasiliensis isolate MT/VB/25A 57/8 chromosome 10, ASM3005281v1, whole genome shotgun sequence. Protein-coding genes within it:
- the LOC110664489 gene encoding uncharacterized protein LOC110664489 isoform X3, with the translated sequence MNRSRELAASSSFYRSVYSEIEEIGWEHLVNLAGDLKLISFRIVDKKGRVHILEVQLDKTYPKCPPSVAADVPYIFNVKWSMNSRLKDLVQQFQEQHLEKLQEFWSTLDDIDNSLCVVNLKQTSRAMSFRQIDIGNDCFIMLFINSKNPKSLPECRLLGSGPYVNSLIKLWKRNSKQWMKDKTILENLTSILETQLPKPPDVQKNDQQVECGICYAQCLPIDDELGPRSGTGTDYTCDNSNCNRAFHSVCLGDWLRSITTTRQSFNVLFGNCPYCSEPVAVKIGNTIK
- the LOC110664489 gene encoding uncharacterized protein LOC110664489 isoform X2, which produces MEFTEQNRSRELAASSSFYRSVYSEIEEIGWEHLVNLAGDLKLISFRIVDKKGRVHILEVQLDKTYPKCPPSVAADVPYIFNVKWSMNSRLKDLVQQFQEHLEKLQEFWSTLDDIDNSLCVVNLKQTSRAMSFRQIDIGNDCFIMLFINSKNPKSLPECRLLGSGPYVNSLIKLWKRNSKQWMKDKTILENLTSILETQLPKPPDVQKNDQQVECGICYAQCLPIDDELGPRSGTGTDYTCDNSNCNRAFHSVCLGDWLRSITTTRQSFNVLFGNCPYCSEPVAVKIGNTIK
- the LOC110664489 gene encoding uncharacterized protein LOC110664489 isoform X4; protein product: MEFTEQNRSRELAASSSFYRSVYSEIEEIGWEHLVNLAGDLKLISFRIVDKKGRVHILEVQLDKTYPKCPPSVAADVPYIFNVKWSMNSRLKDLVQQFQEQHLEKLQEFWSTLDDIDNSLCVVNLKQTSRAMSFRQIDIGNDCFIMLFINSKNPKSLPECRLLGSGPYVNSLIKLWKRNSKQWMKDKTILENLTSILETQLPKPPDVQKNDQQVECGICYAQCLPIDDELGPRSGTGTDYTCDNSNCNRAFHSVCLGDWLRSITTTRQYLVY
- the LOC110664489 gene encoding uncharacterized protein LOC110664489 isoform X1; this encodes MEFTEQNRSRELAASSSFYRSVYSEIEEIGWEHLVNLAGDLKLISFRIVDKKGRVHILEVQLDKTYPKCPPSVAADVPYIFNVKWSMNSRLKDLVQQFQEQHLEKLQEFWSTLDDIDNSLCVVNLKQTSRAMSFRQIDIGNDCFIMLFINSKNPKSLPECRLLGSGPYVNSLIKLWKRNSKQWMKDKTILENLTSILETQLPKPPDVQKNDQQVECGICYAQCLPIDDELGPRSGTGTDYTCDNSNCNRAFHSVCLGDWLRSITTTRQSFNVLFGNCPYCSEPVAVKIGNTIK